From the genome of Suricata suricatta isolate VVHF042 chromosome 3, meerkat_22Aug2017_6uvM2_HiC, whole genome shotgun sequence, one region includes:
- the TMEM183A gene encoding transmembrane protein 183A isoform X5 — protein MARGPGPLGRSRPDTVAMPKRGKRLKFRAHDACSGRVTVADYANSDPAVVRSGRVKKAVANAVQQEVKSLCGLEASQVPAVEALSGVGESCDIIDSSDEMDAHEESIHERTVSRKKKSKRHKEDLDGAVGEEYPMDIWLLLASYIRPEDIVNFSLICKNAWTVTCTAAFWTRLYRRHYTLDASLPLRLRPESMEKLRCLRACVIRSLYHMYEPFAARISKNPAIPESTPSTLKNSKCLLFWCRKIVGNRQEPMWEFNFKFKKQTKEQVSGGLAASHSVRRCSHQPRPGLLPTAGHHPQLHLYSNCHGNDIYPVYYQCEHRHAASSRETGVPRFACPWWSETAQ, from the exons ATGGCCCGGGGTCCCGGCCCGCTAGGCCGGTCTCGCCCCGATACGGTCGCCATGCCCAAGAGAGGGAAGCGCCTCAAGTTCCGGGCCCACGACGCCTGCTCTGGACGAG TGACCGTGGCGGATTATGCCAACTCGGATCCGGCGGTCGTGAGGTCTGGACGGGTCAAGAAAGCCGTCGCCAATGCCGTTCAGCAGGAAG taaAATCTCTTTGTGGCTTGGAAGCCTCCCAGGTTCCTGCGGTGGAAGCTCTTTCTGGGGTTGGTGAGTCCTGTGACATCATTGACAGCAGTGATGAGATGGATGCCCACGAGGAGAGCATCCATGAGAGAACcgtctccagaaaaaaaaaaagcaagaggcaCAAAG AAGACCTGGATGGGGCTGTTGGAGAAGAGTATCCCATGGATATTTGGCTATTGCTGGCTTCCTATATCCGTCCTGAGGACATTGTGAATTTTTCCCTGATTTGTAAGAATGCCTGGACTGTCACTTGCACTGCTGCCTTTTGGACCAGGTTGTACCGAAG GCACTACACGCTGGATGCCTCTCTGCCTTTGCGCCTGCGACCAGAGTCCATGGAGAAGCTGCGCTGTCTCCGGGCATGTGTGATCCGATCTCTGTACCATATGTATGAGCCATTTGCTGCTCGAATCTCCAAGAATCCAGCCATTCCAGAAAGCACTCCCAGCACACTAAAGAATTCCAAA tgCTTACTTTTCTGGTGCAGAAAGATTGTTGGGAACAGACAGGAACCAATGTGGGAATTCAACTTTAAGTTCAAAAAACAG ACTAAAGAGCAAGTGTCTGGGGGGCTTGCAGCCTCCCATTCAGTACGAAGATGTTCACACCAACCCAGACCAGGACTGCTGCCTACTGCAGGTCACCACCCTCAACTTCATCTTTATTCCAATTGTCATGGGAATGATATTTACCCTG TTTACTATCAATGTGAGCACAGACATGCGGCATCATCGCGTGAGACTGGTGTTCCAAGATTCGCCTGTCCGTGGTGGTCGGAAACTGCGCAGTGA
- the TMEM183A gene encoding transmembrane protein 183A isoform X6: MARGPGPLGRSRPDTVAMPKRGKRLKFRAHDACSGRVTVADYANSDPAVVRSGRVKKAVANAVQQEVKSLCGLEASQVPAVEALSGVGESCDIIDSSDEMDAHEESIHERTVSRKKKSKRHKDLDGAVGEEYPMDIWLLLASYIRPEDIVNFSLICKNAWTVTCTAAFWTRLYRRHYTLDASLPLRLRPESMEKLRCLRACVIRSLYHMYEPFAARISKNPAIPESTPSTLKNSKCLLFWCRKIVGNRQEPMWEFNFKFKKQTKEQVSGGLAASHSVRRCSHQPRPGLLPTAGHHPQLHLYSNCHGNDIYPVYYQCEHRHAASSRETGVPRFACPWWSETAQ; the protein is encoded by the exons ATGGCCCGGGGTCCCGGCCCGCTAGGCCGGTCTCGCCCCGATACGGTCGCCATGCCCAAGAGAGGGAAGCGCCTCAAGTTCCGGGCCCACGACGCCTGCTCTGGACGAG TGACCGTGGCGGATTATGCCAACTCGGATCCGGCGGTCGTGAGGTCTGGACGGGTCAAGAAAGCCGTCGCCAATGCCGTTCAGCAGGAAG taaAATCTCTTTGTGGCTTGGAAGCCTCCCAGGTTCCTGCGGTGGAAGCTCTTTCTGGGGTTGGTGAGTCCTGTGACATCATTGACAGCAGTGATGAGATGGATGCCCACGAGGAGAGCATCCATGAGAGAACcgtctccagaaaaaaaaaaagcaagaggcaCAAAG ACCTGGATGGGGCTGTTGGAGAAGAGTATCCCATGGATATTTGGCTATTGCTGGCTTCCTATATCCGTCCTGAGGACATTGTGAATTTTTCCCTGATTTGTAAGAATGCCTGGACTGTCACTTGCACTGCTGCCTTTTGGACCAGGTTGTACCGAAG GCACTACACGCTGGATGCCTCTCTGCCTTTGCGCCTGCGACCAGAGTCCATGGAGAAGCTGCGCTGTCTCCGGGCATGTGTGATCCGATCTCTGTACCATATGTATGAGCCATTTGCTGCTCGAATCTCCAAGAATCCAGCCATTCCAGAAAGCACTCCCAGCACACTAAAGAATTCCAAA tgCTTACTTTTCTGGTGCAGAAAGATTGTTGGGAACAGACAGGAACCAATGTGGGAATTCAACTTTAAGTTCAAAAAACAG ACTAAAGAGCAAGTGTCTGGGGGGCTTGCAGCCTCCCATTCAGTACGAAGATGTTCACACCAACCCAGACCAGGACTGCTGCCTACTGCAGGTCACCACCCTCAACTTCATCTTTATTCCAATTGTCATGGGAATGATATTTACCCTG TTTACTATCAATGTGAGCACAGACATGCGGCATCATCGCGTGAGACTGGTGTTCCAAGATTCGCCTGTCCGTGGTGGTCGGAAACTGCGCAGTGA
- the TMEM183A gene encoding transmembrane protein 183A isoform X4, which translates to MARGPGPLGRSRPDTVAMPKRGKRLKFRAHDACSGRVTVADYANSDPAVVRSGRVKKAVANAVQQEVKSLCGLEASQVPAVEALSGVGESCDIIDSSDEMDAHEESIHERTVSRKKKSKRHKEDLDGAVGEEYPMDIWLLLASYIRPEDIVNFSLICKNAWTVTCTAAFWTRLYRRHYTLDASLPLRLRPESMEKLRCLRACVIRSLYHMYEPFAARISKNPAIPESTPSTLKNSKCLLFWCRKIVGNRQEPMWEFNFKFKKQSPRLKSKCLGGLQPPIQYEDVHTNPDQDCCLLQVTTLNFIFIPIVMGMIFTLG; encoded by the exons ATGGCCCGGGGTCCCGGCCCGCTAGGCCGGTCTCGCCCCGATACGGTCGCCATGCCCAAGAGAGGGAAGCGCCTCAAGTTCCGGGCCCACGACGCCTGCTCTGGACGAG TGACCGTGGCGGATTATGCCAACTCGGATCCGGCGGTCGTGAGGTCTGGACGGGTCAAGAAAGCCGTCGCCAATGCCGTTCAGCAGGAAG taaAATCTCTTTGTGGCTTGGAAGCCTCCCAGGTTCCTGCGGTGGAAGCTCTTTCTGGGGTTGGTGAGTCCTGTGACATCATTGACAGCAGTGATGAGATGGATGCCCACGAGGAGAGCATCCATGAGAGAACcgtctccagaaaaaaaaaaagcaagaggcaCAAAG AAGACCTGGATGGGGCTGTTGGAGAAGAGTATCCCATGGATATTTGGCTATTGCTGGCTTCCTATATCCGTCCTGAGGACATTGTGAATTTTTCCCTGATTTGTAAGAATGCCTGGACTGTCACTTGCACTGCTGCCTTTTGGACCAGGTTGTACCGAAG GCACTACACGCTGGATGCCTCTCTGCCTTTGCGCCTGCGACCAGAGTCCATGGAGAAGCTGCGCTGTCTCCGGGCATGTGTGATCCGATCTCTGTACCATATGTATGAGCCATTTGCTGCTCGAATCTCCAAGAATCCAGCCATTCCAGAAAGCACTCCCAGCACACTAAAGAATTCCAAA tgCTTACTTTTCTGGTGCAGAAAGATTGTTGGGAACAGACAGGAACCAATGTGGGAATTCAACTTTAAGTTCAAAAAACAG TCCCCTAGACTAAAGAGCAAGTGTCTGGGGGGCTTGCAGCCTCCCATTCAGTACGAAGATGTTCACACCAACCCAGACCAGGACTGCTGCCTACTGCAGGTCACCACCCTCAACTTCATCTTTATTCCAATTGTCATGGGAATGATATTTACCCTG GGATAA
- the TMEM183A gene encoding transmembrane protein 183A isoform X1: MARGPGPLGRSRPDTVAMPKRGKRLKFRAHDACSGRVTVADYANSDPAVVRSGRVKKAVANAVQQEVKSLCGLEASQVPAVEALSGVGESCDIIDSSDEMDAHEESIHERTVSRKKKSKRHKEDLDGAVGEEYPMDIWLLLASYIRPEDIVNFSLICKNAWTVTCTAAFWTRLYRRHYTLDASLPLRLRPESMEKLRCLRACVIRSLYHMYEPFAARISKNPAIPESTPSTLKNSKCLLFWCRKIVGNRQEPMWEFNFKFKKQSPRLKSKCLGGLQPPIQYEDVHTNPDQDCCLLQVTTLNFIFIPIVMGMIFTLFTINVSTDMRHHRVRLVFQDSPVRGGRKLRSEQGVQVILDPVHSVRLFDWWHPQYPFSLRA, from the exons ATGGCCCGGGGTCCCGGCCCGCTAGGCCGGTCTCGCCCCGATACGGTCGCCATGCCCAAGAGAGGGAAGCGCCTCAAGTTCCGGGCCCACGACGCCTGCTCTGGACGAG TGACCGTGGCGGATTATGCCAACTCGGATCCGGCGGTCGTGAGGTCTGGACGGGTCAAGAAAGCCGTCGCCAATGCCGTTCAGCAGGAAG taaAATCTCTTTGTGGCTTGGAAGCCTCCCAGGTTCCTGCGGTGGAAGCTCTTTCTGGGGTTGGTGAGTCCTGTGACATCATTGACAGCAGTGATGAGATGGATGCCCACGAGGAGAGCATCCATGAGAGAACcgtctccagaaaaaaaaaaagcaagaggcaCAAAG AAGACCTGGATGGGGCTGTTGGAGAAGAGTATCCCATGGATATTTGGCTATTGCTGGCTTCCTATATCCGTCCTGAGGACATTGTGAATTTTTCCCTGATTTGTAAGAATGCCTGGACTGTCACTTGCACTGCTGCCTTTTGGACCAGGTTGTACCGAAG GCACTACACGCTGGATGCCTCTCTGCCTTTGCGCCTGCGACCAGAGTCCATGGAGAAGCTGCGCTGTCTCCGGGCATGTGTGATCCGATCTCTGTACCATATGTATGAGCCATTTGCTGCTCGAATCTCCAAGAATCCAGCCATTCCAGAAAGCACTCCCAGCACACTAAAGAATTCCAAA tgCTTACTTTTCTGGTGCAGAAAGATTGTTGGGAACAGACAGGAACCAATGTGGGAATTCAACTTTAAGTTCAAAAAACAG TCCCCTAGACTAAAGAGCAAGTGTCTGGGGGGCTTGCAGCCTCCCATTCAGTACGAAGATGTTCACACCAACCCAGACCAGGACTGCTGCCTACTGCAGGTCACCACCCTCAACTTCATCTTTATTCCAATTGTCATGGGAATGATATTTACCCTG TTTACTATCAATGTGAGCACAGACATGCGGCATCATCGCGTGAGACTGGTGTTCCAAGATTCGCCTGTCCGTGGTGGTCGGAAACTGCGCAGTGAACAGGGTGTGCAAGTCATCCTGGACCCAGTGCACAGCGTTCGGCTCTTCGACTGGTGGCATCCTCAGTACCCGTTCTCCCTGAGAGCATAG
- the TMEM183A gene encoding transmembrane protein 183A isoform X2, which yields MARGPGPLGRSRPDTVAMPKRGKRLKFRAHDACSGRVTVADYANSDPAVVRSGRVKKAVANAVQQEVKSLCGLEASQVPAVEALSGVGESCDIIDSSDEMDAHEESIHERTVSRKKKSKRHKDLDGAVGEEYPMDIWLLLASYIRPEDIVNFSLICKNAWTVTCTAAFWTRLYRRHYTLDASLPLRLRPESMEKLRCLRACVIRSLYHMYEPFAARISKNPAIPESTPSTLKNSKCLLFWCRKIVGNRQEPMWEFNFKFKKQSPRLKSKCLGGLQPPIQYEDVHTNPDQDCCLLQVTTLNFIFIPIVMGMIFTLFTINVSTDMRHHRVRLVFQDSPVRGGRKLRSEQGVQVILDPVHSVRLFDWWHPQYPFSLRA from the exons ATGGCCCGGGGTCCCGGCCCGCTAGGCCGGTCTCGCCCCGATACGGTCGCCATGCCCAAGAGAGGGAAGCGCCTCAAGTTCCGGGCCCACGACGCCTGCTCTGGACGAG TGACCGTGGCGGATTATGCCAACTCGGATCCGGCGGTCGTGAGGTCTGGACGGGTCAAGAAAGCCGTCGCCAATGCCGTTCAGCAGGAAG taaAATCTCTTTGTGGCTTGGAAGCCTCCCAGGTTCCTGCGGTGGAAGCTCTTTCTGGGGTTGGTGAGTCCTGTGACATCATTGACAGCAGTGATGAGATGGATGCCCACGAGGAGAGCATCCATGAGAGAACcgtctccagaaaaaaaaaaagcaagaggcaCAAAG ACCTGGATGGGGCTGTTGGAGAAGAGTATCCCATGGATATTTGGCTATTGCTGGCTTCCTATATCCGTCCTGAGGACATTGTGAATTTTTCCCTGATTTGTAAGAATGCCTGGACTGTCACTTGCACTGCTGCCTTTTGGACCAGGTTGTACCGAAG GCACTACACGCTGGATGCCTCTCTGCCTTTGCGCCTGCGACCAGAGTCCATGGAGAAGCTGCGCTGTCTCCGGGCATGTGTGATCCGATCTCTGTACCATATGTATGAGCCATTTGCTGCTCGAATCTCCAAGAATCCAGCCATTCCAGAAAGCACTCCCAGCACACTAAAGAATTCCAAA tgCTTACTTTTCTGGTGCAGAAAGATTGTTGGGAACAGACAGGAACCAATGTGGGAATTCAACTTTAAGTTCAAAAAACAG TCCCCTAGACTAAAGAGCAAGTGTCTGGGGGGCTTGCAGCCTCCCATTCAGTACGAAGATGTTCACACCAACCCAGACCAGGACTGCTGCCTACTGCAGGTCACCACCCTCAACTTCATCTTTATTCCAATTGTCATGGGAATGATATTTACCCTG TTTACTATCAATGTGAGCACAGACATGCGGCATCATCGCGTGAGACTGGTGTTCCAAGATTCGCCTGTCCGTGGTGGTCGGAAACTGCGCAGTGAACAGGGTGTGCAAGTCATCCTGGACCCAGTGCACAGCGTTCGGCTCTTCGACTGGTGGCATCCTCAGTACCCGTTCTCCCTGAGAGCATAG
- the TMEM183A gene encoding transmembrane protein 183A isoform X3, with the protein MARGPGPLGRSRPDTVAMPKRGKRLKFRAHDACSGRVTVADYANSDPAVVRSGRVKKAVANAVQQEEDLDGAVGEEYPMDIWLLLASYIRPEDIVNFSLICKNAWTVTCTAAFWTRLYRRHYTLDASLPLRLRPESMEKLRCLRACVIRSLYHMYEPFAARISKNPAIPESTPSTLKNSKCLLFWCRKIVGNRQEPMWEFNFKFKKQSPRLKSKCLGGLQPPIQYEDVHTNPDQDCCLLQVTTLNFIFIPIVMGMIFTLFTINVSTDMRHHRVRLVFQDSPVRGGRKLRSEQGVQVILDPVHSVRLFDWWHPQYPFSLRA; encoded by the exons ATGGCCCGGGGTCCCGGCCCGCTAGGCCGGTCTCGCCCCGATACGGTCGCCATGCCCAAGAGAGGGAAGCGCCTCAAGTTCCGGGCCCACGACGCCTGCTCTGGACGAG TGACCGTGGCGGATTATGCCAACTCGGATCCGGCGGTCGTGAGGTCTGGACGGGTCAAGAAAGCCGTCGCCAATGCCGTTCAGCAGGAAG AAGACCTGGATGGGGCTGTTGGAGAAGAGTATCCCATGGATATTTGGCTATTGCTGGCTTCCTATATCCGTCCTGAGGACATTGTGAATTTTTCCCTGATTTGTAAGAATGCCTGGACTGTCACTTGCACTGCTGCCTTTTGGACCAGGTTGTACCGAAG GCACTACACGCTGGATGCCTCTCTGCCTTTGCGCCTGCGACCAGAGTCCATGGAGAAGCTGCGCTGTCTCCGGGCATGTGTGATCCGATCTCTGTACCATATGTATGAGCCATTTGCTGCTCGAATCTCCAAGAATCCAGCCATTCCAGAAAGCACTCCCAGCACACTAAAGAATTCCAAA tgCTTACTTTTCTGGTGCAGAAAGATTGTTGGGAACAGACAGGAACCAATGTGGGAATTCAACTTTAAGTTCAAAAAACAG TCCCCTAGACTAAAGAGCAAGTGTCTGGGGGGCTTGCAGCCTCCCATTCAGTACGAAGATGTTCACACCAACCCAGACCAGGACTGCTGCCTACTGCAGGTCACCACCCTCAACTTCATCTTTATTCCAATTGTCATGGGAATGATATTTACCCTG TTTACTATCAATGTGAGCACAGACATGCGGCATCATCGCGTGAGACTGGTGTTCCAAGATTCGCCTGTCCGTGGTGGTCGGAAACTGCGCAGTGAACAGGGTGTGCAAGTCATCCTGGACCCAGTGCACAGCGTTCGGCTCTTCGACTGGTGGCATCCTCAGTACCCGTTCTCCCTGAGAGCATAG